The window CACAAGGTTAGTTTCTATACACCTAAGTAACACCTGAGCCAAATTATCCAAACATGAATCAAAAGATGAACCATAAATAGTGAAGTCATCCATAAATATTTCCATACAATGTTCGAGGTAATCggaaaaaatactaatcatgcacCGTTGAAAAGTACCTGGAGCATTACATAGTCCGAATGGCATTCGTCGATATGCAAAAGTTCCGAAAGGGCACATAAAAGTCGTCTTTTCTTGGTCCTCTGGAGCCACCGGAATTTGGAAATAACCTGTAAAACCATCCAAGAAACAATAACGTGACCTTCCTGCTAACCTTTCCAACATTTGGTCGATAAATCGTAGAGGAAAGTGATCTTTTCTTGTGGCTTGATTGAGCTTGCGATAATCTATGCAGACTCTCCATGAATTTTGCACTCGGGTAGGTATCAATTCATTTTCCTTGTTTGCCACCATGGTGAGGCTGGATTTCTTCGGTACCACCTGCATCGGACTGACCCACTGACTGTCTGAAATGGGATATATGATTCCTGCTCGCAGCAACTTAGTCACTTCAGCCTTGACTACCTCTAGCATAAGTGGGTTAAGACGGCGTTGTGGCTGTCTTATTGGCTTAGCATCAGCCTCCAGAAATATCCGATGTTTGCATATGACCGGACTAATACCTGGTATATCTGCAAGCGTCCAACCAATAGCTCTCCGATGCTGTCGTAATAGATCCAAAAGCTTGCTTTCTTGATTTGGATCCAGATTCTTCGAAATGATTACTGGCAACTGATTCCCAGCTTCCAAATAAGCATATTTGAGATGATCTGGTAAGGGCTTCAACTCCAATTTTGATTCCTGTTCCACTACTGAATCTGACTTTTCTGAATACAACTCTGCCATGAATTCTACAGTAGCTCCATTTTCCAGACTGTAGTCATTGCCATTATCCTCTAGATCGGAGGATATTTCATCTACTGCACAGCTGGTCTCTTTAAAAATGTTCGTTAATTCTGCTGCAGCATCACCTAGCATCTCAAAATCCAGCTCATCAAATACATCAATGCTCAGGAGTGAATGATCCTCTGATGGATATTTCATTGCATCTAGAATATTGAATTGTACGATTGTATCGCCAAACTCCATGGTAAGTGTCCCGGCATGTACATCAATTTTAGTCCTAGCAGTTTTTAGAAACGGTCTTCCAAGAATTAATGGTGCTTGTCCCGGAGAGACATTCCCCTCCATatccaaaatataaaaatctgctggaaaaattaaatcttttacctTCACCAAGACATCTTCTATCACCCCAACAGGATGAACTAAACTACGGTTGGCCAGCTGAATAACTATTCCAGTTGTCTGTAAAGGTCCAATGCAAAGTGCTTCAAAAATGGACTTTGGCATAACATTAACTGAGGCTCCTAGATCCAACATTGCATCTCCAAAGTCACTATCTCCAATAACACAAGGTATCGTAAAGATTCCTGGATCCTTGCATTTCTGTGGCATCGTCTGAATTAGTGCTGAAACATTCTTACCCATGCTGACTAGCTCGCTGCCCTTTAGTTTTCTCTTATGAACACACAGGTCTTTCAAAAACTTTGCATACTTCGGAATGTGCTTAATGACTTTTAGTAATGGAATATTCACTTCTACTTTGCTGAAGGTATCCACTAACTCTCGTAGTTCCTCTGCTTTCTGATCATCCTTTTTCCCAATTTATACAGATCTCTGCGGAAAAGGTAAGTGCCCAGATTGTTCAGTTTCCTGCTCCAAACTTACTGAATTCGTAACTGGTGCTAATGGTATGAGCTCTGCTTCCCTAGTGGATTTCCCACTTCGAAGTGTAATAGCACTGACATTTCCTTTTGGGTTTGGCACTATTTGTGATGGTAATTGGCCCGATCCCTGTGACTGCAGTTGAGTGATACTTGTCGCCATCTGCCCAATTTGTCTCTCTAAGTTCTGCTGATTACTTGTCATTAACTGCATCTGTTGTATAAGCTCTTCCAGCTTTTGTGTGGTAAGTTCTGGTTTGGGCAATTGAAGTTGTGATGGACGGTAAGGGAGTTGAGGAAGTGATGGACACACTGCTGGCCTCTGGGATGAAGAAGATAGTTGCTGATATGGCTGCTGCTGATATGGATGCTGATATGGTTGCTGCTGATATGGATTCCCATATTTCAAATTAGGGTGATCTCTCCATCCGGGATTATATGTAGTAGAAAAAGGATCGTATGGCTGTTTATTCCCAGATGGCTGTTGGTAAAATTGAGATCGGGGCTGAAAGTTATTTGCTACTGCCACGTGGTCGGAAACAAAAGAAATTCCCTCTTGCTGCAACAAAGGGCAAATGTCAGTAGTGTGAGATGAACAAAAACAAAGTCCACAAATCATTACTGTTGGCACTGCCTGGGTTGTGGGCTGCTGTGAATGGCTAAGTGCCAACTGCCTGAATGCTGAAGTCATCTCCTGTAACAAGCTATTCTTAATATCTTGAGCATCTAACTTAGTTAACTGGGCTCCATTTACTCCCTTAGTAGATTCTTGTCGATTCCCAAACTGTTGGGCATTGGCTGCCATAGTAGAAATGATCTCTCTTGCCTCTGCAGGTGTTTTATTCACCAACGCTCCCCCACTTGCTGCATCGATCATACATCTATCCATGGGCAGGAGTCCCTCATAGAAATACTGTATGAGCAAATGATCACTGATTTGATGATGGAGACAGCTAGAACATAACTTTTCAAAACGTTCCCAATACTCATACAATGTCTCCCCAGAAAGTTGCTGGACACTACAGATTGCTCGCCTAATAGCTCCTGCTCGTGAAGCAGGAAAGAATTTTTCCAAAAATGATCTTTTCATATCCACCCAAAATGTAATCGTACCGGGAGTTCTAGAGTACAACCAATCCTTCGCTGCTCCTGCTAACGAAAATGGAAAAGCTCTCAGATAAATATCTTCCTCCCCAATACCGTGGGGTTTCATGGTAGAGCAGACTGCATGAAATTCCTGAAGGTGCCTAGAAGGGTCTTCACCAGATAATCCATTAAATTTAGGAAGGAGATGAATGAGCCCTGAACGTAGTTCAAAATCCACCTCCAACTCTGGATATTGAATGCACAATGAGTTATAAGAGACATCTGGTGCAGCCAACTCCCTAAGTGTTTGTTTGTTCTCCATGTTAAATTCGGTCACTGGGAAGCTACTTGTTGAAGTTGTTTTTGCTCTCTTCTGATTTCTCAACAAAATATGAAATGTCCTATCAATTTCTGAATCAAAATCTAATAGTTCACTGGTAGATGATCTGGTCATACATTTAGCTGCTGTTTCACCAAGTCAATAAATTCAACAACCAAAAAATTGCACAGAATATATTGCAAATCTAAAAATTAACCAACACCGTAATTTCcctggcaacggcgccaaaaattgATACTAAACTGTAAACCAATAATTAATGATCATGTCGTTGCAAGGTTCACACTCCAATACCAACTTAAATTCCGTCCCTACTGTAATTTTAATAGTATAGGTATAGCAAAAGACACGGATCGTTTCCCAGAGAAATTGCGATGGAAGCTAACTCTAAGATGAATTATTCAGGTTGGTTGAAATTTTTACCTTACAAATTGAAATGCTCCTATACTTGGAAGACACGTAAGTCCACAACTAATTAACAACTAGCAGACTACTTAAAGAAATGAATCTATTACtgatttaaagaaataaaatctGTCAACGAACATTTCCAACACACAAACAGCTAAGTTCAAACGAAACTAATCAAGCCAAACTTAATGCAAACAAAACAATACCATAAATCTGATATAGGAGAAACTGATGAAGTAGCACTAGATGCaaacaagaaaataataaaacagaAATGACCAATTCCACCAGAATATGCCCGGAGATGAAGAAAACATTGTAGCAAGAGTCCGTTGGGGTCTCAATTGAAACTCTGAAGGCGGATGATAAGAGTGAGGTGTGTCAGAATCCTGAATCTAGAAACCCAGTTGCAATCCGAGCTCAGCCAGATCTGGTTAAACTCGAATATATGACGTCGGACGCAGAACTCCTCCTCGAATCCGTAGGAGGAGGTGAATGATGGTGGAGTGAAGGACGCTTGCCGGTATGCCTTGATGAGGTGGTTCTTCCTTGAATCCGAGGAAGACGGTGGTGTGGAGGAGATGAAAGCGGCTGCTAGGGCTTCTGGTGTCGAAAAAGGTGCTCTATTAGTTGTTGTTGCAAGGTTTAATACCACCTTCCCAGCAACACATCTGACCACACACAAAACATGAGGCTTAAGCTGCATCCATCCATCCGTTggttacttgtgtgaccaaacaTCCCTCCACTTAATCCTTAGCTTCCTACATCATTCAATAACACCAAATTAGTACTAATACCATTAATTTAGCAGATATTTGCAACCAAGTAataaactgttggaaccccaaggttggttttggtgtgatcaacaagttaagttaggttctgttgttttctaaccttgtgtctaagtgtgcaggagcttaggagcacaggtactcgagcggaagacgcagctagcgagaaggacggcacgcggtgcgtccgagggacgaggcgctgcggaagagtacaccggcggacgagaaggaagtgcgcgcgatggttccaaggtacgaaagccgaagcggaagattgctcggggagcaagagacgcagctagcgcgaatgtcggcacggggtgcgatcgagggacgaagtctacggatgagtacgctggtggacgagaagggacacgcggcaattccgagggacgagaagccggagggaagcacgctcgagaagaccagaagatgggttcgggtgagccctattccggatgtcagagatcacccaatcaagcggatccggagcagaagacccggaccgagacggggacttaacggagaagtggtcacggacaaaaagtcaattgcagttgactttttgctccggggcgcctggaaccaatCCCGGCTGTCCGGGCGCCGGAATGCTTCCGGCGCCGGaccgattttgaccaagatcgcgatttacgcgatcgagcgttggggataaagtttatcccccgcgccggaacccttccgggcgcccgaccaaactataaatatagccttggtccgagcTTTCATCGAttcgaaattgtaaacaacacttgtgtgcttccactgtttagattagctttttctgtgcttacactgctgtaaacgaggcttctccgcctgaaggagctcttagtgcgatcttcatccttggattaacaacctccccggttgtaaccaagtcaaattcggtgcctcgtttttatgctttattttctgtttaatctattttttatgtgttagcttaatcgtacgagaaagggttgtgtttgatttttcagggctattcaacccccccccccttctacccggccgcatcggtcctacaagtggtatcagagccgaggcgcttcaggaggactaaccgccgaacgaagcaacaagatggccggatccaacatccacgcaccaaaattcgaaggggacttcgctagctggaaaaatcgaatggaggtatttcttgaaacagattatgatttattactaacaatggaatttggctatgaagcaccagagggcaaagcgagaaatcaatggtcaaagaaggagcaggctgaccacgtggcaaacaagaaagcagaattccatctgctaagtgtacttccaacacaagaagtcaatcgagtcggtacctacaactcggcaaaggagctttgggagaaattcctagagttacacgaaggaacatccgaagccaaacttgcaagacgggatttacttcgtaaccagcttacaaacctccgatttgaagaaggtgaaacaattgcacatctacactcgaggattcaggaactcatcactagacttacgaatctcggagaagaggtaagtaaccgagattcgctaaggtatgccctaaattcctttcctagaaactcaaaatgggcatcactagtagatgccttttacatttcaaaaaatctagaaaaaatttcattagacgaattcttttcaacttttgaagtgcatgagtcaagatgtgcaagtccgaaggagcccaagaataatgtcgcccttaaagcttcgagagacgaacctgagtcagaatcttctctcgacgacgaggaaatggtaatgatggtaagacgatttaaaaatatttgtaaatctaggaaatctaaccatccgcagggaagaaagaaaagaaccatccgctgctaccattgcgatgaagaagggcacgtcaaggacaattgccctaaactgaagaacaaagggaaggacaagggtaagaagcctatccaaaagcgcaaagccctaaaagcgacatgggacgatacgtcgtcggaatcggaagtcgaggagttctccgggctcgcgttaatggcgagtcatcaagacgacgactgcgagtcaagctcttccgaaatgagcatcgaaagcatcgatgaagggggagccacgtccgaagagagcagcagttcagggggagaaaccgacaacgagatcgacaaggtaagtgaggtacgatctcttcctcctgataaaatggtaacaaaagattgctgcaaattagaaaatgaaaataaagatttaaaagcaatattagctacatcttgtccgttagaaatgctagataaatcaaatttagaaaatgaaaaattaaaattagaaattcaaaatttaaaaattcaagtagaaaacttgaaaaactctgcctgctcatctaaaaccaattttagaaggttcaataatttgaattggtattatagatatcaccagggataaattaaaaatatctctagaaaatatgtccctaagaaatttttagttaatgcagtaggttggaacctttattgggttcctaaatcttgcttagtgtaaattttaaaatcaaagttagcgctttaagtgagaaaattaaacaaaaatttctttatgggctttggctagaaagtggttgttgctccaataaccaagaaggcctagtgcctcgccactgcctggaagccaaatattgaaataaatgtttaattaataaagcattaatactagaattatttaatgctttaaaaagttattcaaacatgtttcaaaattttgacataaatttttttaataattaattttttttaaaattctattttcaaaaataatttttacttagagttttttctgcttttattgattcaaaaatatttaattaagttttattgattgcaaaattctttttctaactttgaatcttttgacttagaatttttttaaggtagcttttcaaaattttctaagtctttaacccttagattttttggaaccccatttttttttgtgatcaaagggggagaaggataagtataagtctagggggaggtagcctaaaactattttttttctatctttgtgcactaaattgtaaatttagttagtttatttttttgtctagttaaccctagcttaacttgggttgatcacaccaaaaagggggagattgttggaaccccaaggttggttttggtgtgatcaacaagttaagttaggttctgttgttttctaaccttgtgtctaagtgtgcaggagcttaggagcacaggtactcgagcggaagacgcagcgcggtgcgtccgagggacgaggcgctgcggaagagtacaccggcggacgagaaggaagtgcgcgcgatggttccgaggtacgaaagccggagcggaagattgctcggggagcaagagacgcagctagcgcgaaggtcggcacggggtgcgatcgagggacgaagtctgcggatgagtacgctggtggacgagaagggacacgcggcaattccgagggacgagaagccggagggaagcacgctcgagaagaccggaagatgggttcgggtgagccctattccggatgtcagagatcacccaatcaagtggatccggagcagaagacccggaccgagacggggacttaacggagaagtggtcccggacaaaaagtcaaccacagttgactttttgctccggggcgcccggaaccaatccgggcgcccggagctgtccggggcgcccggaatgcttccgggcgcccggaccctgattttgaccaagatcgcgatttacgcgatctgaacgttgggggataaagttttatcccccccagggcgcccggaacccttccaggcgccccgaccaaggctataaatatagccttggtccagaagctcttaatcagttcagaaattgtaaacaacacttgtgtgcttccactgtttagattagcttctgtctttctgtgcttacactgctgtaaacgaggcttctccgcctgaaggagctcttagtgcgatcttcatccttggattaacaacctccccggttgtaaccaagtcaaattcggtgcctcgtttttatgctttattttctgtttaatctattttttatgtgttagcttaatcgtacgagaaagggttgtgtttgatttttcagggctattcaaccccccttctagccggccgcatcggtccaacaagtggtatcagagccgaggcgcttcaggaggactaaccgccgaacgaagcaacaagatggccggatccaacatccacgcaccaaaattcgaaggggacttcgctagctggaaaaatcgaatggaggtatttcttgaaacagattatgatttattactaacaatggaatttggctatgaagcaccagagggcaaagcaagaaatcaatggtcaaaggagcaggctgaccacgtggcaaacgaGAAAGCAGAATtgcatctgctaagtgtacttccaacacaagaagtcaatagagtcggtacctacaactcggcaaaggagctttgggagaaattccttgagttacacgaaggaacatccgaagccaaacttgcaagacgggatttacttcgtaaccagcttacaaacctccgatttgaagaaggtgaaacaattgcacatctacactcgaggattcaggaactcatcactagacttacgaatctcggagaagaggtaagtaacgagattcgctaaggtatgccctaaattcctttcctagaaactcaaaatgggcatcactagtagatgccttttacatttcaaaagatctagaaaaaatttcattagacgaattcttttcaacttttgaagtgcatgagtcaagatgtgcaggtccgaagaagcccaagaataatgtcgctcttaaagcttcgagagacgaacctgagtcagaatcttctctcgacgacgaggaaatggtaatgatggtaagacgatttaaaaatatttgtaaatctaggaaatctaaccatccgcagggaagaaagaaaagaaccatccgctgctaccattgcgatgaagaagggcacgtcaaggacaattgccctaaactgaagaacaaagggaaggacaagggtaagaagcctatccaaaagcgcaaagccctaaaagcgacatgggacgatacgtcgtcggaatcggaagtcgaggagttctccgggctcgcgttaatggcgagtcatcaagacgacgactgcgagtcaagctcttccgaaatgagcatcgaaagcatcgatgaagggggagccacgtccgaagagagcagcagttcagggggagaaaccgacaacgagatcgacaaggtaagtgaggtacgatctcttcctcctgataaaatggtaacaaaagattgctgcaaattagaaaatgaaaataaagatttaaaagcaatattagctacatcttgtccgttagaaatgctagataaatcaaatttagaaaatgaaaaattaaaattagaaattcaaaatttaaaaattcaagaagaaaacttgaaaaactctgcctgctcatctaaaaccaattttagaaggttcaataatttgaattggtattatagatatcaccagggataaatttaaaatatctctagaaaatatgtccctaagaaatttttagttaatgcagtaggttggaacctttattgggttcctaaatcttgcttagtgtaaattttaaaatcaaagttagcgctttaagtgagaaaattaaacaaaaatttctttatgggctttggctagaaagtggttgttgctccaataaccaagatggcctactgcctggaagccaaatattgaaataaatgtttaattaataaagcattaatactagaattatttaatgctttaaaaagttattcaaacatgtttcaaaattttgacataaatttttttaataattaattttttttaaaattctattttcaaaaataatttttacttagagttttttctgcttttattgattcaaaaatatttaattaagttttattgattgcaaaattctttttctaactttgaatcttttgacttagaatttttttaaggtagcttttcaaaattttctaagtctttaacccttagattttttggaatcccatttttttttgtgatcaaagggggagaaggataagtataagtctagggggaggtagcctaaaactattttttttctatctttgtgcactaaattgtaaatttagttagtttatttttttgtctagttaaccctagcttaacttgggttgatcacaccaaaaaggggattattggaaccccaaggttggttttggtgtgatcaacaagttaagttaggttctgttgttttctaaccttgtgtctaagtgtgcaggagcttaggagcacaggtactcgagcggaagacgcagctagcgagaaggacggcacgcggtgtgtccgagggacgaggcgctgcggaagagtaccgtggacgagaaggaagtgcgcgtgatggttccgaggtaccggagcggaagattgctcgggagcaagagatgcagctagcgaaggtcggcacgggtgcgatcgaggggcgaagtctgcggatgagtacggtgGTGGGGCgcgcgacaattccgagggacgagaagccgggaggaagcacgctcgagaaggccggaagatgggttcgggtgagccctattccggatgtcagagatcacccaatcaagtggatccggagcagaagacccggaccgagacggggacttaacggagaagtggtcccggacaaaaagtcaaccacagttgactttttgctccgaggcgcccggaaccaatccgggcgcccggaccctgattttgacccagatcgcgatttacgcgatctgaacgttgggggataaagttttatcccccccagggcgcccggaacccttccaggcgccccgaccaaggctataaatatagccttggtccagaagcttttcatcagttcagaaattgtaaacaacacttgtgtgcttctactgtttagattagcttttgtctttctgtgcttacactgctgtaaacgaggcttctccgcctgaaggagctcttagtgcgatcttcatccttggattaacaacctccccggttgtaaccaagtcaaattcggtgcctcgtttttatgctttattttctgtttaatctattttttatgtgttagcttaatcgtacgagaaagggttgtgtttgatttttcagggctattcaacccccccccccttctagccggccgcatcggtccaacaTAAACCAACCATATTTATGAAACCTGCCAAATACTTGCAAATATTCGCACGAACTAATTAAAACACCTAAAAGAATGATAAACATTTAATCATAAAATACGAGTTATCAGATGATGGGGCCGAAATCCTGAAGAAAACGCCGGGACGCGGAGCTGAGCGCGGAGgaatcgacgaagaagctggaacactgtagcttctcatttaaacagatctcagatttgaaccgacggttgagattgatttggagctaaatcaacggtgaagagtcatccaaaatccgatccgaaggtactgatgttgatctagggtctggatctactctcctgtaggtcggatcgatcagatcatcactgaaTGGCCCAGATCTCcgctattcttgatgaacggcccagattaaccAAAGCTTAATCGCTtggtttagccctagatttgtgCCCAAATGtagtctgatttgatcgggtccatgacccttttgatgcctacaaaataagaatcaaatattatcaTCAAATACCATATTTAAAACCCAATTTGCAATTAATGTCCAAattcaaatgcaattatgaaatatgatgtaaatatgagattaagctataaaaagaccattaaaaatgtgcattatgaatcaagataatattgccaaaattatggttatcaaatcccccacacttaatcttggacgtcacgttaaagtcaagaaaactaaaaatcctacttaaatgACACCCCGtaaacaaattcctaaacatgattagaaaataaagaaGGTAACccatctaagattatcacatttcaaaaatctcaagcattcatggactcCAACTTTACTCTTAGTTAACAACATAATAACTTCCATCTATCATGagtaaattgaaattgatttcacactaaaaatctCACAAGATAAAATTTTTGTGGCCCTCATTCTATCTCACATGTAACCACAAAAATGGAGGGCGCTCATGCTACTTGCGCTTCTTgaactaccataagcttgcttatcttctactctctaccatgatcatgGATACAAATCATAATATGAAAGTTAATCATGGAAAAGAAAAGGTAAGAGTATGAATTAAGTTCATATCAAAGCATTAgttacaagaaaagataagaaaagtaagaattagcaacaaagaaaagataagaaagaaagtatgagttttagttctagt is drawn from Zingiber officinale cultivar Zhangliang chromosome 1B, Zo_v1.1, whole genome shotgun sequence and contains these coding sequences:
- the LOC122038143 gene encoding uncharacterized protein LOC122038143, encoding MTRSSTSELLDFDSEIDRTFHILLRNQKRAKTTSTSSFPVTEFNMENKQTLRELAAPDVSYNSLCIQYPELEVDFELRSGLIHLLPKFNGLSGEDPSRHLQEFHAVCSTMKPHGIGEEDIYLRAFPFSLAGAAKDWLYSRTPGTITFWVDMKRSFLEKFFPASRAGAIRRAICSVQQLSGETLYEYWERFEKLCSSCLHHQISDHLLIQYFYEGLLPMDRCMIDAASGGALVNKTPAEAREIISTMAANAQQFGNRQESTKGVNGAQLTKLDAQDIKNSLLQEMTSAFRQLALSHSQQPTTQAVPTVMICGLCFCSSHTTDICPLLQQEGISFVSDHVAVANNFQPRSQFYQQPSGNKQPYDPFSTTYNPGWRDHPNLKYGNPYQQQPYQHPYQQQPYQQLSSSSQRPAVCPSLPQLPYRPSQLQLPKPELTTQKLEELIQQMQLMTSNQQNLERQIGQMATSITQLQSQGSGQLPSQIVPNPKGNVSAITLRSGKSTREAELIPLAPVTNSVSLEQETEQSGHLPFPQRSV